From the genome of Podospora bellae-mahoneyi strain CBS 112042 chromosome 2, whole genome shotgun sequence:
CACAAAGGGATCAATACCCGGTTGGGGTTTCTGACAGTATGCAGACAGCGATGTGCTCTTTTTCGAGAGCTTTGGGACGAAGTGGATAGTATTGAACAGCTTGGAATCGGCAACAGAGCTGCTTGAGAAGAGAGGATCAAACTATGCGGATCGTCCGCGATTTGTGATGTTTGAGGAGTAAGTTCTGAAAACTAACCACCCCTGAGTACCCCTTTTCAACACCCACCTTGATATAGAAGCGCGGATACTTGGATCGAATAGGGTTTACAGAATCAACATCGGTAATCGAGCTTTCAACTGATGGAGGCCAACACACAGAATGGGCTGGTCACCAACTCTCACATGGCTTCGCTGGGGGCCAAAATACCACCTTCACCGCAAAGTCTTACAGCCCCCTTTTGCCAAGTCCAAAGTAGGGCAGTATCAAGACTACCAGCTACGGGAGGCGCTGATATGCTGCAAAAGCATGCTCGACGACCCGGAAAACTGGGTTATAGCCGTTAGACGGTTCGCAGTGGCCATCGTGTTGAAGATATCCTACGGGCTCAACGTCGATAGCCCGGACAGCCAGTGGATTAAACTGGCGGAAGAGTCAGCCGAAGCGATAGGTAAATCGGGGCCACCGGCAAGTTCGATCATGGATCGATTTCCTCTCAGTATGCTTTTTTCCTTCACTGGCATGTTGACCGTTGATACCTACTCATCAAATTTCCAGCAAGATACCTACCAACATGGCTACCCTTCATGGAACGCCTCCGCTACGCCCGAACCTGGCGCCACGCAATAGAAGACATCACCCGCCTCCCCTTCGAAGCAGCCATGTCctcgcccacctcccccaccaaaagctttgtccaccaccgcatGGCCATCCACAACTCCAATCTCGAACGGTCTATCCCAAACGACTTCACCATCGAAGACATCAAAGGCGCCGCCGCAACGATAGTCATAGCAGGCAACGACACGGTATTTTCCCCTCCCGTTCTTTTCCCCTCCCGTTCTTTTCCCACCCCCTATTCTAACCTTTCCAGACCGCCGCCACATTGATGCTCCTGGTATTAtacctcctcaaaaaccctCACGTCCAATCCCTCGCCCATTCCGaaatctcctccctcccccataATCTCCCCACtttttcctccctcccctccctccccttcacccacCTCTTACTCCAAGAAACCTACCGCCtgaaccccctctcccccctcggAATAccccactcctccctccacccgGACACCTACAAAGGAATGTACATCCCACCCAACACAATCATCTACCAAAACATCTGGGCCATgaaccacaacccctccatctaCTCCGACCCCGACGATTTCATTCCCGAACGGTACCTCCCCGTTGAccaaggcggccgaggtgAGCCCCTGCCCCAGGGAAATTTcggttttgggaggagggtctGTATAGGACGGCATCTGGCGGAGAATAGTCTGATGATTGTTTTGGCCACGATACTCGCGACGATGGAGATTGGCGAGCCGGAaacgggggaggtgggtgaggagtGGAGTTTTAGGGGGCAGGCGTACGTATTTCCTGATGTGAAAAGGTGGAATGATTGCTGACAGGAAACAGGATTGTAATGCCGTTTAGGGCTTCGTTTAGGCCGAGGTCGGAC
Proteins encoded in this window:
- a CDS encoding hypothetical protein (EggNog:ENOG503NWDQ; COG:Q), which produces MGWSPTLTWLRWGPKYHLHRKVLQPPFAKSKVGQYQDYQLREALICCKSMLDDPENWVIAVRRFAVAIVLKISYGLNVDSPDSQWIKLAEESAEAIGKSGPPASSIMDRFPLTRYLPTWLPFMERLRYARTWRHAIEDITRLPFEAAMSSPTSPTKSFVHHRMAIHNSNLERSIPNDFTIEDIKGAAATIVIAGNDTTAATLMLLVLYLLKNPHVQSLAHSEISSLPHNLPTFSSLPSLPFTHLLLQETYRLNPLSPLGIPHSSLHPDTYKGMYIPPNTIIYQNIWAMNHNPSIYSDPDDFIPERYLPVDQGGRGEPLPQGNFGFGRRVCIGRHLAENSLMIVLATILATMEIGEPETGEVGEEWSFRGQAIVMPFRASFRPRSDKMKELLDEAVKKLDEEEGEDR